CAGGGAGCGAATGGGTTTGGTATAGGAGATCGCTGGGTAAGATGGCGATTATTTTTGTTGTGTTAGAAATGGTGAGAATCTGATTCGCGACAATTTGCATCTCTTCCAAACTGCTAAAATCGATGATGGCTATTGGATAATGCCGTAATGCAAGTTGTTCAATAACTATTTCCGGAATCGGGGGTATGATTTCCAACTGAATCGAACGAGCGGCATATTCCGGTAGCCGGCTCACCCAAGGATATGGGTCGTGTACTGCAACTAAGATTGGTAGAATTTCATGAGACACCGCTATGTTCCCGCAATCTCCCGACGTTCGGGATCCGTTGCCGTTACAACCACGATACCTTCGTCGGTTATTGTAAACCGTTGACGGTCGCTGGCTGGATCGTAACCAATCGTATCGTTGGGAAGGATGTGAACCCCTTCCTCGACAATCGCTCGGCGTATTTTCGCATGACGACCAACATCGACATTGGCAAGTAATACACTCTCTTCAACCGTTGCCCAAGAATGGATATGGCAACCAGTAAACAAAACACTCTTCCGAACGGTAGCTCCGCTGATAATAACTCCCGGCGATTGTAAGGAGTCGACGGAAAAACCCCGCCGCTGGTCGTCGTCGAAAACAGTTTTTGCCGGTGGCAGATCGAATCTCGGATTGGTACGAATCGGCCACTCTTTGTCGTAGAGATTAAACAGGGGATCGACTGCCACCAAATCCATATTTGAGGAATAGAACTGATCCAATGAACCGATGTCTCGCCAATACAACTCAGCTTTTTTATTCTCGTCGCGGAAAGGATAAGCATAAACCCGATTTCCCTGTTTAATCAATGCCGGTAAAATATCATGTCCAAAATCTCGGGTGGAAGATGGATTTTTGCTATCTGCAATTAAAGCCTTTACCAATTCGGAAGTGC
The sequence above is a segment of the bacterium genome. Coding sequences within it:
- the glgC gene encoding glucose-1-phosphate adenylyltransferase, translating into MEQTSTLILAGGRGERLYPLTKHRAKPAVPFGGIYRVIDFTLSNCLNSGLQKVHLLTQYASLTLDRHIRQAWSTSGLAGSLYIELVPPQAQLVDRWYAGTADAIFQNLFLLQEERPERVLILSGDHIYKMDYRLFLDAHERNGADVTVGVLPVPIEQASRFGVLTLDSSHRIVSFAEKPAVPRSMPEDSSRAWVSMGIYCFRTSELVKALIADSKNPSSTRDFGHDILPALIKQGNRVYAYPFRDENKKAELYWRDIGSLDQFYSSNMDLVAVDPLFNLYDKEWPIRTNPRFDLPPAKTVFDDDQRRGFSVDSLQSPGVIISGATVRKSVLFTGCHIHSWATVEESVLLANVDVGRHAKIRRAIVEEGVHILPNDTIGYDPASDRQRFTITDEGIVVVTATDPERREIAGT